The Sediminitomix flava genome contains the following window.
CTTAAGGAAAGAAAATAAAACTACTCACAACAAGGGGCATATTGCACAGTCGTCATGCGACGCAATCCGCCTGCGACACCATGCCCGAGTCGTTGGCGTTCATTAGAATAATATATGCTAAATAGAATCCTTTTCATTACGTTCTTTTTCTTTATTTCATTCGGTACAATTGCACAAGATTTAGATCGATATAGAATGACTGAAAGTCAAGCTAGAGTTTATTTACAAAATGCATTAGATGACAAAAAACAGCATAATTCTATAGGACTTGAATCGATTCTGGACACAGAAGAGATAGCTATCTCTTTCGCTGAAATGATTCTAATGAA
Protein-coding sequences here:
- a CDS encoding NTF2 fold immunity protein yields the protein MLNRILFITFFFFISFGTIAQDLDRYRMTESQARVYLQNALDDKKQHNSIGLESILDTEEIAISFAEMILMKVYGVNQIQDQRPYDAFQLDGYWIIKGTIPKQKRGGTFLIIICDKTCEIVRLTHGK